In the genome of Pandoraea apista, one region contains:
- a CDS encoding TrbI/VirB10 family protein: protein MAKEFDPLSPEASPGEVVTGVRRLNRLPILIIAGIVVAFAGTLFVLTFQKGQEQHQVKVGSNDDSNGVKKPTDSSKVAAAIVAGQPSGVIRSSKPSTPALPLTASGVQAAPATASAVGVPIAPVANRDAPPPPPRGNAAGAGTESDARLIAQIEENRFRSLETANRAKSKVAVDGPAIGASGGQTVTPGGPTSRDDMLARIADARQKAMQAGGQTTSVQTMYQDQLARVKAGVGSAPSLIGSGGSGSPSLLSSSGASDNRNGYSQFSASGQGDRWKLDSDVQAPRSRFEIRTGDVIPGVMISGINSDLPGQIMGQVSQNVYDTATGKHLLIPQGTRLVGTYNNNVVFGQSAVLIAWQRLVFPDGKALDIGSMPGADGAGYSGFRDQVNNHYLRIYSSALLMSAITAGVAYSQDRNSTNGTGYQQPTASSELSQALGQQLGQVSGQLISKNLNIAPTLEIRPGYRFNIVVVKDLDFSKAYQSFDY from the coding sequence ATGGCAAAAGAATTTGACCCGTTGTCGCCCGAGGCATCGCCGGGTGAAGTCGTAACTGGCGTGCGTCGGCTCAATCGCCTTCCGATCCTTATCATTGCAGGTATCGTCGTCGCTTTTGCAGGCACGCTGTTCGTCCTCACGTTCCAGAAGGGGCAAGAGCAACACCAGGTGAAAGTGGGGAGTAACGACGATTCCAACGGGGTGAAGAAGCCAACGGATTCGTCCAAGGTCGCGGCAGCCATTGTCGCCGGCCAGCCAAGCGGAGTTATTCGCTCATCCAAACCCAGCACGCCAGCATTGCCTTTGACAGCGTCGGGGGTTCAGGCCGCACCTGCGACGGCCAGTGCGGTCGGCGTTCCTATCGCTCCGGTTGCGAACCGAGACGCACCGCCGCCGCCGCCGCGTGGAAACGCCGCTGGTGCGGGGACGGAATCCGACGCACGTCTCATCGCTCAGATCGAAGAAAATCGGTTCCGCTCTCTCGAGACTGCCAATCGGGCGAAGTCGAAGGTAGCTGTAGACGGCCCTGCGATCGGCGCTTCGGGCGGTCAGACCGTGACACCTGGCGGTCCCACTTCGCGAGACGACATGCTCGCGAGAATCGCTGACGCTCGTCAAAAGGCGATGCAAGCCGGGGGGCAAACTACCTCGGTACAAACCATGTACCAAGACCAACTGGCGCGCGTGAAGGCGGGCGTGGGCAGTGCGCCGAGTCTTATCGGCAGCGGTGGGTCGGGTTCGCCGTCTCTACTCTCCAGCAGCGGCGCGAGCGACAATCGTAACGGCTATTCGCAGTTCTCTGCCTCGGGGCAAGGTGATCGCTGGAAACTCGATTCGGACGTGCAAGCACCACGCTCGCGATTCGAGATCCGCACCGGGGACGTTATCCCTGGCGTGATGATCAGCGGCATTAATTCCGATTTACCGGGCCAGATCATGGGCCAGGTGTCGCAGAACGTTTATGACACCGCGACCGGAAAGCACCTTTTGATCCCTCAAGGAACACGACTGGTAGGCACGTACAACAACAACGTCGTGTTCGGTCAATCCGCTGTTCTGATCGCCTGGCAACGCCTCGTGTTTCCGGACGGTAAAGCTCTCGATATTGGCTCAATGCCTGGCGCCGATGGAGCGGGCTATTCCGGCTTCCGAGATCAAGTCAATAACCACTATTTGCGCATCTACAGCTCCGCGTTGCTGATGTCGGCAATTACGGCCGGCGTTGCTTACAGCCAGGACCGCAATAGCACAAACGGCACGGGCTATCAGCAACCGACCGCCAGCAGCGAACTTAGTCAGGCACTCGGCCAGCAGCTCGGCCAAGTATCCGGACAACTGATCTCGAAGAACCTGAACATCGCGCCGACGCTGGAAATTCGCCCTGGCTATCGATTCAACATCGTGGTGGTCAAGGATCTCGATTTCAGCAAAGCCTACCAATCGTTTGACTACTGA
- a CDS encoding VirB8/TrbF family protein: MKLRGKGPRPEPTTDDPYFNARLSWNLYVAPIVEGRRFKDLLCAFSMLIALVAVAENGRIGAMSKFIPVFLERGDNGEVHATRGDKVEDALLADYRTAVNDFIISQRTVTADADLQRKMIFKVYSMLAPNDPATAQVTQFYSGGNKSNGKPTFEFYTGGKDSSPFARAADETVTPSLNALLRVTDQTWQVDWTETIRSREGEVKDVIKLRALVTVYQNKDAKMDDSQLINNGHKIFVKDQSLSKQL; the protein is encoded by the coding sequence ATGAAATTGCGCGGCAAAGGTCCACGCCCCGAACCTACTACAGACGACCCGTATTTCAACGCCCGACTCAGTTGGAATCTGTACGTCGCGCCCATCGTTGAAGGACGCCGATTCAAGGATTTGTTGTGCGCTTTTTCGATGCTGATCGCACTGGTAGCAGTCGCGGAAAACGGCCGAATTGGTGCCATGTCGAAGTTCATTCCCGTCTTCCTTGAGCGGGGCGACAACGGCGAGGTCCACGCAACGCGTGGCGATAAGGTCGAAGACGCCTTGCTGGCCGACTACCGCACTGCGGTGAACGATTTCATCATCAGCCAGCGCACGGTTACGGCCGACGCCGACTTGCAGCGAAAGATGATCTTTAAGGTGTATTCGATGCTCGCGCCCAACGATCCGGCCACGGCTCAAGTCACTCAGTTCTACAGCGGTGGCAACAAGTCGAACGGCAAGCCGACCTTCGAGTTTTACACGGGGGGCAAGGACTCCAGCCCATTCGCTCGCGCCGCCGACGAGACAGTCACGCCGTCTCTAAACGCGTTGCTGCGCGTCACCGATCAAACCTGGCAGGTCGACTGGACCGAAACGATTCGTTCCCGCGAAGGCGAGGTTAAGGACGTCATCAAACTACGCGCCCTTGTCACCGTGTACCAGAACAAGGACGCAAAGATGGACGACAGCCAGCTCATCAACAACGGTCACAAGATCTTCGTGAAAGACCAGAGCCTTTCAAAACAGCTCTAA
- the trbJ gene encoding P-type conjugative transfer protein TrbJ, with protein MNLRNLISHLAAKVGCATAIALSVLAAPAHAGIPVIDGTNVVQTTVSALNSVASVAKQIEQYQTQLQQYENMLRNSLAPAAYIWDQVNSTINKMLNLQDTLSGLKGQYGSIDAYLNRFQNVGYYRQSPCFTNTGCSASEMEAIQQGRTAWSDSQKKANDAAIKQLDQQQSALSKDADTVARLQSQASGAGGQMEALQAANQLASTQANSLLNIRSLLLAQQNILVTRSQIEADREAQLQAGDEQFRRGAFTKSPAVSW; from the coding sequence ATGAATCTGAGAAATCTCATTTCGCATTTAGCGGCTAAAGTCGGATGCGCTACCGCCATCGCCCTCAGCGTGCTGGCCGCGCCGGCACACGCCGGTATCCCCGTGATCGACGGGACGAACGTGGTTCAAACGACGGTCTCGGCGTTGAACTCGGTCGCCTCCGTTGCGAAGCAGATCGAGCAATACCAAACGCAGTTGCAGCAGTACGAAAACATGCTGCGCAACTCGCTCGCGCCTGCTGCGTATATCTGGGACCAGGTCAACTCGACGATCAACAAGATGCTGAACCTGCAAGACACCCTTTCGGGTTTGAAAGGGCAATACGGGAGCATCGATGCGTACTTGAACCGGTTCCAGAACGTCGGGTACTACCGCCAATCGCCCTGTTTCACCAACACGGGATGCTCCGCGTCCGAAATGGAAGCTATCCAGCAAGGACGGACTGCTTGGTCGGATAGCCAGAAGAAGGCAAACGACGCGGCGATCAAGCAACTGGATCAGCAGCAATCGGCCCTTTCCAAAGACGCCGATACGGTCGCTCGGTTGCAATCGCAGGCATCCGGTGCCGGCGGTCAAATGGAAGCGTTGCAGGCCGCAAATCAGCTTGCCAGCACCCAGGCGAACTCACTTCTGAACATCCGAAGCCTTTTGCTCGCGCAGCAAAACATTCTCGTGACCCGCTCTCAAATTGAGGCCGATCGCGAGGCCCAGTTGCAGGCCGGTGACGAGCAATTTCGTCGCGGAGCCTTCACGAAAAGCCCCGCCGTTAGCTGGTGA
- a CDS encoding conjugal transfer protein TrbE (type IV secretion system ATPase VirB4 family) has translation MQVNATAFTSLFALIAGGVLIALFMRLRAVGESHKLKLHRSKQAGLADLLKHASIVDDGVILGKDGSLMAAWFYRGNDNASATEREREYNSAQINKAIIRLGNGWACHVDAVRVKAPQYSHPNDSHFPDPVSAAIDEERRRFFETNGKVFEGAFVATVTWFPPVLAERKLVELMYSDEAEKPDAQGVADELLAEFKQAVAGIESRLSSALKLERLGAQKVLNEDGTTTVFDQFLQWIHFCVTGVNHPIALPANPMYIDSLIGGKELYTGVIPKIGRNFVQVVSIDGFPSASHPGILTALGEIPAQYRWSSRFIFLDQHVANSHLEKFKKRWRQRVRGFVTALVNPNSPDVDEDAVNMVADAAAAIAETNSKMVAQGYYTSVVVIMDENRDVVEAAALLVERSINELGFTARIETVNAMDAFIGSVPGHVVENVRRPIINTMNLADMLPTSSIWTGDERAPCPLFPPNAPALMHALTAGNAPFRVNMHVGDLGHAAMFGPTRAGKSTHVGMLALQYLRYEGARVYVFEKGMSFYIACKAVGGVHYNIGDEKQRTAYAPLKDLRSRSRRAWAMQWMATIMELNNVQMTPELSNEIATAVMTMARSASGGGSLTTFRTLVQSAEVRAVLQQYTVDGVMGHLLDGQEDGFSIDEVSTMCFELEQLMHMGDKYALPVLLYMFRRIEESLDGRPTFIILDEAWLMLGNPAFRAKLREWLKAFAKKNCHILLATQSLSDAKESGILDVIVESTATKIFLANPAANDEEFSATYTQMGLNRRQIEIIQAATKKKDYYLTSEKGRRLYQLALGPLALAFVGATDPESIAEVQRLEEKHGGRRFASDLSEGWVNEWLAGRNINLNDYGVAA, from the coding sequence ATACAAGTGAACGCGACCGCATTCACCTCACTGTTCGCTTTGATCGCAGGCGGCGTGCTGATCGCGCTGTTCATGCGACTTCGCGCCGTTGGGGAGTCCCACAAGCTCAAGCTGCACCGCTCCAAGCAGGCCGGTCTTGCAGACCTCTTGAAGCACGCCAGCATCGTCGACGACGGCGTGATCCTGGGAAAAGACGGCTCCCTCATGGCTGCGTGGTTCTATCGGGGAAATGACAACGCGAGCGCGACAGAGCGCGAACGTGAATATAACTCCGCGCAGATCAATAAGGCCATCATCCGGTTGGGAAACGGATGGGCTTGCCACGTCGACGCCGTCAGAGTCAAAGCCCCGCAGTACAGCCACCCGAACGACTCGCACTTTCCGGATCCGGTGTCTGCGGCGATTGACGAGGAGCGGCGACGCTTCTTTGAGACCAACGGCAAAGTGTTTGAAGGTGCGTTCGTGGCGACCGTAACGTGGTTTCCGCCCGTACTGGCCGAACGAAAGCTGGTCGAACTGATGTACAGCGATGAAGCCGAAAAGCCAGACGCGCAGGGTGTGGCGGACGAGCTGCTGGCCGAGTTCAAGCAAGCCGTCGCCGGCATCGAGTCGCGCCTTTCCAGCGCTCTGAAGCTGGAACGCCTCGGCGCACAGAAAGTGCTGAACGAGGATGGAACAACGACCGTTTTCGACCAGTTCCTGCAATGGATTCACTTCTGCGTCACTGGCGTTAACCATCCGATCGCGCTGCCGGCAAACCCGATGTACATCGATAGCCTCATCGGGGGCAAGGAGCTGTATACGGGCGTCATTCCGAAGATCGGTCGGAATTTTGTTCAAGTCGTTTCCATCGACGGATTCCCCAGCGCTTCGCACCCCGGAATCCTGACCGCCCTCGGGGAGATTCCGGCGCAATACCGCTGGTCGTCGCGATTCATCTTTCTGGATCAGCACGTTGCGAACAGCCACCTGGAGAAGTTCAAGAAGCGCTGGCGGCAAAGGGTTCGTGGCTTTGTAACGGCACTCGTCAACCCGAACAGCCCGGACGTCGATGAGGACGCCGTCAACATGGTGGCGGATGCAGCAGCGGCCATTGCGGAGACCAACAGCAAGATGGTCGCGCAGGGTTATTACACGAGCGTCGTCGTCATCATGGATGAGAACCGTGATGTGGTCGAAGCCGCGGCCCTGCTGGTTGAGCGCTCGATAAACGAACTGGGCTTCACGGCTCGCATCGAGACCGTGAATGCGATGGATGCCTTTATCGGCTCCGTTCCCGGTCACGTCGTCGAAAACGTTCGCCGTCCAATCATCAACACGATGAACCTGGCAGACATGCTGCCAACGAGTTCCATTTGGACAGGTGACGAGCGCGCACCGTGCCCGCTGTTCCCCCCCAACGCGCCGGCACTGATGCACGCACTCACAGCGGGTAACGCACCTTTCCGGGTGAACATGCACGTTGGCGACTTGGGACACGCTGCAATGTTCGGGCCTACCCGTGCCGGCAAATCGACGCACGTCGGCATGCTTGCCTTGCAATACCTTCGATACGAAGGCGCACGGGTTTACGTCTTTGAAAAGGGCATGTCGTTTTACATCGCCTGCAAAGCGGTCGGGGGCGTGCATTACAACATCGGTGACGAAAAGCAGAGGACCGCCTATGCGCCGCTGAAGGACCTACGTTCGCGCTCGCGCCGTGCCTGGGCGATGCAATGGATGGCGACCATCATGGAACTGAACAACGTTCAGATGACGCCAGAACTGAGCAACGAGATCGCCACGGCGGTAATGACGATGGCTCGCAGTGCATCAGGCGGCGGCTCGCTCACGACTTTCAGAACGCTGGTGCAAAGCGCAGAGGTCCGCGCAGTCCTCCAGCAGTACACGGTCGACGGTGTGATGGGCCACCTGCTCGATGGTCAGGAAGACGGATTCTCCATCGACGAAGTAAGCACTATGTGCTTCGAGTTGGAACAGCTCATGCACATGGGCGACAAGTACGCACTCCCCGTGCTGCTGTACATGTTCCGCCGGATTGAAGAATCGTTGGACGGACGTCCGACTTTCATCATTCTCGACGAGGCATGGCTGATGCTTGGAAACCCGGCCTTCCGCGCGAAGTTGCGTGAATGGTTGAAGGCATTTGCCAAGAAAAATTGCCACATCCTTCTTGCTACGCAAAGCCTGAGTGACGCGAAGGAATCCGGGATCCTTGACGTCATTGTGGAATCTACCGCAACGAAAATTTTCCTCGCGAATCCGGCCGCAAACGACGAGGAATTCAGCGCGACCTACACCCAAATGGGCCTCAATCGCCGCCAAATCGAGATCATCCAGGCTGCGACGAAGAAGAAAGACTACTACCTCACTTCCGAAAAAGGCCGACGCCTCTATCAGCTTGCGCTTGGGCCGCTCGCCTTAGCGTTTGTCGGCGCGACCGACCCGGAGTCCATCGCGGAAGTGCAACGCCTCGAAGAAAAGCACGGCGGCCGACGCTTCGCTAGTGACCTTAGCGAAGGGTGGGTCAATGAATGGCTCGCCGGCCGCAACATCAATCTCAACGACTACGGAGTAGCAGCGTGA
- the trbL gene encoding P-type conjugative transfer protein TrbL — protein sequence MNRKVVLALAGTAALLMATSAFAADSSGMLDQILGKYKSAASNWSGAISTAATFIFWSIALMSMIWTFGIHALRRADFGDTFVELIRFITPLGFFWWLVLNGPAISTAILDGMRQLASQAGGYSTAMTPSGIVDIGFDILGKVIDNSSVWSPVNSLVGLLIAVAILICLLLVGVNMLLVLVSGWVLIYAGQFFLGFGGAGWTRDTAVNYMKTVVNIAIQAFTMVLLVGIGKSFVDVFYSDMAGGITFRDLVIMLSVAVVLLALINKLPPMMGGIFGGASTGGIGTAGAGAAMATMAAGIGALAATAAVAQAAASSVGGGMSALKAAYDAAKEEMGGSAGGGGSGGESSGDASVGGGSHGSSGSAGGGSGEAGGGQASGKSQGGSGGFSAAMGRMGQLAAGTAAHLAKGSAAVAKDRMEAMMDSAKERIAGTTGGQIAQEIRSPGSASQARQDARDMAKANELYGAAVAAEARDFIAGHGASQSGTASEPDFSGDSMGGAESANPSSTGDASAGSAADSSAASSSANSEGQASAAQGTGDGSTGDAPSSQAAQPGAQQFTPSAAEKAEIDEFVNNQQKSA from the coding sequence ATGAATCGAAAGGTTGTATTGGCCCTAGCGGGGACTGCTGCGCTGCTCATGGCGACGTCCGCATTCGCCGCCGACAGTAGCGGGATGCTTGACCAGATTTTGGGCAAGTACAAGTCTGCCGCGTCCAACTGGTCCGGTGCCATTTCTACAGCGGCCACGTTCATTTTTTGGTCGATTGCGTTGATGAGCATGATCTGGACTTTTGGCATCCACGCACTGCGCAGGGCAGACTTCGGAGATACGTTCGTCGAACTAATTCGATTCATCACGCCACTCGGATTCTTCTGGTGGTTGGTCTTGAATGGCCCCGCCATTTCAACGGCGATCTTAGACGGCATGCGCCAATTGGCGTCCCAGGCTGGGGGTTACTCCACGGCCATGACTCCGTCCGGGATCGTTGACATTGGCTTCGACATTCTCGGAAAGGTAATCGACAACTCCTCGGTGTGGTCGCCGGTAAATAGCCTCGTCGGGCTACTTATCGCCGTGGCGATTTTGATCTGCCTGCTTCTTGTTGGCGTGAACATGCTCCTTGTGCTGGTTTCGGGCTGGGTGCTCATTTATGCCGGGCAATTCTTCCTTGGGTTCGGTGGTGCGGGCTGGACCAGGGACACCGCCGTCAACTACATGAAGACGGTTGTGAACATCGCTATTCAGGCATTCACGATGGTGCTGCTCGTCGGCATCGGAAAGTCTTTCGTCGACGTTTTTTATAGCGACATGGCCGGCGGCATTACTTTCCGTGATCTCGTGATCATGCTCAGTGTTGCGGTCGTCTTGCTTGCCCTGATTAACAAGCTCCCTCCCATGATGGGCGGCATATTTGGTGGAGCCTCGACCGGCGGCATTGGTACTGCGGGAGCCGGCGCAGCAATGGCGACTATGGCAGCAGGCATCGGTGCGTTGGCTGCAACGGCTGCGGTAGCCCAAGCCGCTGCCTCCAGCGTGGGCGGTGGTATGAGTGCACTGAAGGCCGCCTATGACGCAGCGAAGGAGGAAATGGGCGGTTCCGCCGGGGGCGGTGGCAGCGGTGGCGAAAGCTCCGGGGATGCGAGCGTTGGGGGCGGGTCTCATGGCAGCAGTGGCAGTGCTGGCGGCGGTTCCGGTGAGGCTGGAGGCGGACAGGCGAGCGGAAAGAGCCAAGGCGGCAGCGGTGGGTTCTCTGCCGCGATGGGTCGCATGGGCCAGCTCGCGGCAGGTACGGCAGCTCACCTTGCGAAAGGCAGCGCCGCTGTAGCCAAGGACCGCATGGAAGCGATGATGGACTCCGCAAAGGAGCGAATCGCCGGAACGACTGGCGGCCAGATTGCGCAAGAAATTAGGTCGCCTGGTAGCGCCTCGCAAGCTCGTCAAGATGCGCGCGACATGGCTAAAGCGAACGAACTCTACGGTGCCGCAGTCGCTGCCGAAGCTCGTGACTTCATCGCCGGCCACGGTGCATCTCAATCGGGTACAGCCTCAGAACCGGACTTCTCCGGCGACTCCATGGGCGGTGCCGAATCGGCCAACCCATCAAGTACCGGAGACGCTTCGGCCGGTTCTGCCGCCGACAGCAGCGCAGCGTCCAGCTCGGCAAACAGTGAAGGGCAAGCCAGCGCGGCTCAAGGCACGGGCGACGGCAGTACAGGTGACGCCCCGTCCTCTCAGGCAGCCCAACCCGGCGCACAGCAATTCACTCCGAGTGCCGCTGAAAAGGCAGAAATCGACGAATTCGTCAACAACCAACAGAAGTCCGCTTAA
- the trbG gene encoding P-type conjugative transfer protein TrbG yields the protein MNKIHCIALIAGMIPALTFAAPAPKTAGGEGTDPVADAYFSKNAPALTEDEKAAIKIGKEWASSKTITPTRGPDGSINYPYLPGKQYPVVCAVLQVCDIALQPGESVTGLNAGDPRYQVEPSISGSGDTERLHLILKPLDTNLSTTMVVATNRRVYHFRLKASREDSMPLVSFTYPEVAMAKWDAIRAKEVKARNEATIKDTGEYLGDLNFNYQVDGAASWKPVRVYNDGRKTIIEMPSTIDQGDAPALLVVSKDGGVFSDEQTRLVNYRLQGKRYIVDTIFEKAVLLAGVGSEQERVTITKGK from the coding sequence ATGAACAAGATTCACTGCATTGCACTTATCGCTGGCATGATTCCGGCGCTCACTTTCGCCGCCCCCGCACCGAAGACGGCTGGCGGCGAGGGCACGGATCCGGTCGCAGACGCATATTTCTCGAAGAACGCGCCGGCGCTGACTGAGGACGAGAAAGCGGCCATCAAGATCGGTAAGGAATGGGCATCGAGCAAGACGATTACCCCCACGCGGGGACCGGACGGGTCGATCAACTATCCGTACCTTCCCGGCAAGCAATATCCGGTTGTGTGCGCCGTTCTACAGGTCTGCGACATCGCTTTGCAACCTGGGGAGTCGGTCACGGGATTGAACGCCGGGGATCCTCGTTATCAAGTGGAGCCGTCGATTTCTGGCTCCGGTGATACGGAACGCCTCCATCTGATTCTCAAGCCGCTTGACACCAATCTCAGCACAACGATGGTAGTCGCAACCAACCGGCGCGTGTACCACTTCCGTCTTAAGGCGTCGCGAGAAGACTCGATGCCGCTCGTGTCGTTCACCTATCCCGAGGTGGCGATGGCGAAATGGGACGCGATTCGTGCGAAGGAAGTCAAAGCGCGCAACGAAGCAACCATCAAGGATACGGGGGAATACCTGGGCGACCTGAATTTCAACTATCAGGTCGACGGGGCCGCCTCATGGAAGCCGGTTCGGGTCTACAACGACGGGCGTAAGACGATCATCGAAATGCCCTCGACGATCGACCAAGGGGATGCGCCGGCTCTCCTCGTCGTAAGTAAGGATGGCGGCGTGTTCAGCGATGAGCAAACACGTCTTGTGAACTACCGCCTGCAAGGGAAGCGCTACATCGTCGACACCATTTTTGAGAAAGCCGTGCTTCTCGCTGGCGTCGGTTCGGAGCAAGAGCGCGTGACGATCACGAAGGGGAAGTGA
- a CDS encoding TrbM/KikA/MpfK family conjugal transfer protein, whose translation MIKAIKRILVTLACAFAIGQSPQASAQVLTGDVGLACEAILCLSSGFRPGECAPSLARYFGISFKFWTDTLRGRINFLNLCPAGNVPGGADMPSLINTIANGAGRCDADYLNMNNIVEVEVRECDGYGGGDTGPSCYTYTKRVISNVLPTYCVAYTQSQYQYLLGVKYVGEPLKDGHWISDASGALVNGASK comes from the coding sequence ATGATTAAGGCTATAAAACGAATCCTGGTCACTCTCGCGTGTGCTTTCGCCATCGGACAGTCGCCGCAAGCGTCGGCCCAAGTTTTGACGGGCGACGTCGGGCTGGCCTGCGAAGCAATTCTCTGCCTTTCGTCCGGGTTCCGGCCCGGTGAATGCGCGCCGTCACTGGCCCGCTACTTCGGGATTAGCTTCAAATTCTGGACCGATACGCTGCGCGGTCGAATCAATTTTCTGAATCTTTGCCCTGCGGGTAACGTCCCCGGTGGGGCCGACATGCCGTCCCTCATCAACACGATCGCGAACGGTGCTGGGCGCTGCGATGCCGACTATCTCAACATGAACAACATCGTCGAGGTAGAGGTGCGCGAGTGCGACGGTTATGGCGGGGGTGACACCGGGCCGTCCTGCTACACATACACGAAGCGGGTCATCAGCAACGTGCTGCCCACATACTGCGTCGCATACACGCAGAGCCAGTATCAGTACCTTCTTGGCGTCAAATACGTTGGGGAACCGCTCAAGGACGGTCATTGGATCTCCGATGCGAGCGGCGCACTCGTTAACGGGGCGAGCAAGTAA